In Niveispirillum cyanobacteriorum, the following proteins share a genomic window:
- the recJ gene encoding single-stranded-DNA-specific exonuclease RecJ, translating into MTIPAFLGVESSLTGRRWKARNSDDRLALTLAQAHGLPELVGRLLAGRGVAVEEVERFLSPTLRAFMPDPSVLRDMDKAADRVARAIRDGEKVAVFGDYDVDGATSTALLNRFFRAVGRELRVYIPDRIEEGYGPNLPALLKLKEGGIDLVVTVDCGVTSFDPLHGAVAAGLEVVVVDHHKAEPRLPDVTAVVNPNRMDEPAGGPLSTLAAVGVTFLLIVAVNRLLRGTGFYSNGRAEPDLMSWLDIVALGTVCDVVPLVGLNRAFVAQGLRVMGKRANIGISALADVAGVNEAMDAYHAGYIIGPRVNAGGRVGRADLGTRLLATESPAEAADLAKELHAFNAERRAIEASVLEDAIAMMETSVDDSPELVLAVGEGWHPGVIGIVASRLKDRFNRPACVVALDGTLGKASGRSVRGVDLGSAIIAARQAGLLVAGGGHAMAAGFNVEREKIDDLRAFLRERIARQLEDTGPLVPSLSLDGALSVRGANTDLMRHLERLAPYGTGNSEPRFAVTDARIVKADVVGGEGKHVRCILTGNDGSRLKSIAFRAMDSDLGPALLQSGGRPMHLAGTLRPDRWNGNDGVQLLIDDAAVSGNAG; encoded by the coding sequence ATGACCATCCCCGCCTTTCTCGGCGTTGAAAGCTCCCTGACCGGTCGCCGCTGGAAGGCGCGTAACAGCGATGACCGGCTGGCCCTGACGCTGGCGCAGGCGCATGGCCTGCCGGAACTGGTGGGACGCCTGCTGGCGGGGCGGGGTGTCGCGGTGGAGGAGGTGGAGCGGTTCCTGTCGCCAACCTTGCGTGCCTTCATGCCCGACCCGTCGGTGCTGCGCGACATGGACAAGGCCGCCGACCGCGTGGCCCGCGCCATTCGCGACGGGGAGAAGGTGGCGGTCTTTGGCGATTATGATGTGGACGGTGCCACCTCCACCGCCCTGCTGAACCGCTTCTTCCGGGCCGTGGGCCGGGAATTGCGCGTCTATATCCCCGACCGGATCGAGGAAGGGTATGGCCCGAACCTGCCAGCCCTGCTGAAGCTGAAGGAAGGAGGCATCGATCTGGTCGTCACCGTCGATTGCGGGGTGACCAGTTTCGATCCGCTGCACGGGGCGGTGGCGGCGGGGCTGGAGGTGGTGGTAGTCGACCATCACAAGGCCGAGCCGCGCCTGCCCGATGTGACGGCGGTGGTGAACCCCAACCGCATGGATGAACCGGCGGGCGGGCCGCTATCGACCCTGGCGGCCGTCGGCGTCACCTTCCTGCTGATCGTGGCGGTCAACCGGCTGCTGCGCGGTACGGGCTTTTACAGCAATGGCAGGGCGGAACCGGACCTGATGTCCTGGCTGGATATCGTGGCGCTGGGCACGGTCTGTGACGTGGTCCCGCTGGTCGGGTTGAACCGGGCGTTCGTGGCGCAGGGCCTGCGGGTTATGGGCAAGCGCGCTAATATCGGTATTTCCGCGCTGGCCGATGTGGCGGGCGTGAACGAGGCGATGGACGCCTATCACGCCGGATACATTATCGGGCCGCGCGTGAATGCTGGCGGTCGGGTCGGCCGGGCCGATCTGGGGACCCGTCTTCTGGCCACGGAGTCGCCGGCAGAAGCCGCCGATCTGGCCAAGGAACTGCACGCGTTTAACGCCGAACGCCGGGCCATTGAGGCGTCTGTGCTGGAAGATGCCATCGCCATGATGGAAACCAGCGTGGATGACAGTCCCGAACTGGTGCTGGCCGTGGGGGAAGGGTGGCATCCCGGTGTCATCGGTATCGTCGCCTCGCGCCTGAAGGACCGGTTTAACCGCCCGGCCTGTGTGGTGGCGCTGGATGGTACCCTGGGCAAGGCGTCGGGCCGGTCGGTGCGCGGTGTCGATCTGGGATCGGCCATCATCGCCGCGCGTCAGGCGGGGTTGCTGGTGGCCGGCGGCGGGCACGCCATGGCGGCGGGCTTTAACGTGGAGCGGGAAAAGATCGACGATCTGCGCGCTTTCCTGCGCGAACGGATCGCCCGGCAGCTGGAGGATACAGGCCCGCTGGTGCCGTCTTTGTCGCTGGATGGTGCGCTGTCGGTGCGCGGGGCCAATACTGATCTGATGCGGCATCTGGAACGGCTGGCCCCCTATGGCACCGGCAATTCCGAACCGCGCTTCGCCGTCACCGACGCCCGCATCGTCAAGGCCGACGTCGTGGGCGGGGAGGGCAAGCATGTGCGCTGTATCCTGACGGGCAATGACGGCAGCCGGTTGAAATCAATCGCCTTTCGCGCCATGGACAGCGATCTGGGTCCCGCCCTGCTGCAAAGTGGCGGGCGACCGATGCATCTGGCGGGGACTTTACGGCCCGACCGCTGGAACGGAAATGATGGCGTACAGTTATTGATTGATGATGCCGCGGTTTCCGGCAACGCCGGATAA
- a CDS encoding CopL family metal-binding regulatory protein — protein MRRIASFWTGLLKAGAVALVLALFGFATASAHENHDARQPVSVSAHQHHEMVAQTNCHEQQGVQKAATTTHDHVHKHGQGMDDDCCKDACTCGCAASCAAHVGTGLPVATALTLPVPAGLLLPGRAIDPAGLTTPPDPRPPLTI, from the coding sequence ATGCGCCGTATCGCATCATTCTGGACGGGGTTGCTGAAGGCTGGTGCTGTGGCACTGGTCCTGGCCCTGTTCGGCTTTGCGACGGCATCGGCGCATGAGAATCATGACGCCCGCCAGCCGGTGTCGGTATCTGCCCATCAGCATCACGAGATGGTCGCCCAGACCAATTGCCACGAGCAGCAGGGCGTGCAGAAGGCCGCCACCACCACCCATGACCATGTGCACAAGCATGGGCAGGGCATGGATGACGATTGCTGCAAGGATGCCTGTACCTGTGGCTGTGCGGCCAGTTGTGCTGCCCATGTCGGGACCGGGTTGCCGGTGGCCACGGCACTGACGCTGCCGGTGCCGGCGGGTCTGCTGTTGCCGGGCCGTGCCATCGATCCGGCGGGCCTGACCACACCGCCCGATCCGCGCCCACCGCTTACCATCTGA
- a CDS encoding efflux RND transporter periplasmic adaptor subunit, producing the protein MKILSRLLLAAALFLVPALAVSAHEGHDHGAPDAAATPAPSPTAVPTLEADGGDVQMVALLQGGTITLFIDLLADNSPVMGAAVTMSADGGKPVTVPAAPDGTYRAPAPWATPGEHALNFTVTADGVADLLVGTLTVPAAAPVVAASTGWASILWVAGALILGMVLGAALLSLRSRRAVPALLLLAALALPTDRVMAHEGHDHGAPAPEPVAGNNPRRLPDGGLFVPKATQRLLSIRTQELISGEVSPTVTLTGRVINDPNRSGRVQAPQSGRLMPPDGGFPLPGTLVKAGQVLGYVELVLRAEDGSGISQQLAALDKDVRLAQQQWNRLSNLKGAVAQAEIDDARATLDGLMREREAMTRAVAKRVALTSPIDGVISTSNAVPGLMIEDRDITLVFEVTEPGAVMVEALSFDGPLPDGATVTAKVGTKTVSLALAGQGVAPVPGATRLLLRARDGAWGPSVPAVGTMLTLSRPAGAPVAGLLVPRDALVRGSDGLPAVLIHETAQRFTPRTVRVEPAGAGAVRLVAGVEAGARVVVRGANLLNQIR; encoded by the coding sequence ATGAAAATCCTGTCGCGCCTGTTGCTGGCGGCGGCCCTGTTCCTGGTCCCGGCCTTGGCCGTATCCGCCCATGAAGGGCATGACCATGGCGCCCCCGATGCCGCCGCCACCCCGGCCCCGTCCCCCACCGCCGTCCCCACGCTGGAGGCTGATGGCGGGGATGTGCAGATGGTCGCCCTGCTGCAGGGTGGGACCATCACCCTGTTCATCGATCTGCTGGCCGATAACAGCCCCGTGATGGGGGCCGCCGTCACCATGTCCGCCGATGGCGGCAAGCCGGTGACCGTCCCTGCCGCACCCGATGGCACCTACCGCGCGCCTGCCCCCTGGGCCACGCCGGGCGAGCATGCCCTGAACTTCACGGTCACAGCAGATGGGGTGGCCGATCTTCTGGTCGGGACGCTGACGGTGCCGGCGGCGGCCCCTGTCGTGGCGGCGTCTACCGGCTGGGCATCGATTCTCTGGGTCGCAGGCGCGCTGATCCTGGGCATGGTGCTGGGGGCGGCGCTGCTGTCGCTGCGGTCGCGCCGTGCCGTGCCGGCCCTGCTGCTGCTGGCGGCCCTGGCCTTGCCGACCGACCGGGTGATGGCCCATGAAGGCCATGATCATGGTGCGCCGGCACCGGAGCCGGTGGCGGGCAATAATCCCCGCCGTCTTCCCGATGGTGGCCTGTTCGTGCCCAAGGCCACGCAGCGCCTGCTGTCGATCCGCACCCAGGAACTGATCAGCGGGGAGGTATCGCCCACCGTCACCCTGACGGGCCGGGTGATCAATGATCCCAACCGTTCCGGTCGGGTCCAGGCCCCGCAATCGGGCCGCCTGATGCCGCCCGATGGTGGCTTCCCCCTGCCGGGCACTTTGGTGAAGGCGGGGCAGGTTCTGGGCTATGTGGAGCTGGTGCTGCGCGCCGAAGATGGCAGCGGCATTTCCCAGCAACTGGCGGCGCTGGACAAGGATGTGCGGCTGGCACAGCAGCAATGGAACCGCCTGTCCAACCTGAAAGGCGCCGTGGCCCAGGCGGAGATTGATGATGCCCGCGCCACCCTGGATGGGCTGATGCGCGAGCGTGAAGCCATGACCCGCGCCGTGGCCAAGCGTGTCGCCCTGACATCCCCCATCGATGGGGTGATCAGCACCAGCAACGCCGTCCCCGGCCTCATGATCGAGGATCGCGACATCACCCTGGTGTTCGAGGTAACGGAACCGGGTGCCGTGATGGTGGAGGCCCTGTCATTTGACGGGCCGCTGCCGGACGGGGCAACGGTGACGGCCAAGGTTGGAACCAAGACGGTGTCCCTGGCGCTGGCAGGGCAGGGGGTGGCCCCGGTACCGGGCGCGACGCGCCTGCTGCTGCGCGCCAGAGATGGCGCCTGGGGACCGTCGGTGCCGGCGGTGGGGACCATGCTGACCCTGTCGCGGCCCGCCGGTGCGCCCGTGGCAGGGCTGCTGGTTCCGCGCGACGCGCTGGTGCGCGGGTCGGACGGGTTGCCGGCGGTGCTGATCCATGAGACGGCCCAGCGCTTCACGCCGCGTACCGTGCGGGTGGAGCCGGCGGGGGCCGGTGCCGTCCGCCTGGTCGCCGGGGTTGAGGCGGGTGCGCGGGTCGTGGTGCGCGGCGCCAATCTTCTGAACCAGATCCGATAG